The following proteins are co-located in the Camelina sativa cultivar DH55 chromosome 12, Cs, whole genome shotgun sequence genome:
- the LOC104729151 gene encoding heterodimeric geranylgeranyl pyrophosphate synthase small subunit, chloroplastic-like isoform X2, translating to MLFSASATPLVPSLCLLAAEKPVNRRPMMMRLSGGGAIGSSSSSSNFDLKTYWGTLMTEINQKLDEAIPVKYPAGIYESMRYSVLAQGAKRAPPVMCVAACELFGGDRLAAFPTACALEMVHAASLIHDDLPCMDDDPVRRGKPSNHTVYGSDIAILAGDALFPLAFQHIVSHTPPDLVPRATILRVIAEIARTVGSTGMAAGQFVDLEGGPFPPSFVQEKKFGAMAECSAVCGGLLGGATDHELETLRRYGRAVGMLYQVVDDDKKTDGAIQMAQELKNKAKKELQLFDDDDDKYSEELVVPLHTFVDYAAHRHFLLPL from the exons AT GTTGTTTAGTGCTTCAGCGACACCACTAGTGCCCAGCTTGTGTCTTCTTGCGGCGGAGAAACCCGTCAATCGTCGTCCTATGATGATGAGACTCTCAGGCGGCGGAGCAATTGggtcttcttcatcgtcttcgaATTTCGATCTGAAGACGTATTGGGGAACTCTGATGACGGAGATCAATCAGAAGCTCGACGAGGCGATACCGGTCAAGTACCCTGCGGGGATCTACGAGTCGATGAGATACTCGGTGCTCGCACAAGGCGCCAAGCGTGCCCCTCCAGTCATGTGTGTTGCCGCCTGCGAGCTTTTCGGTGGCGATCGCCTCGCCGCTTTCCCAACCGCATGTGCCCTAGAAATG gtCCACGCGGCTTCGTTGATACACGACGACCTCCCCTGTATGGACGATGATCCTGTCCGCCGAGGAAAGCCATCGAACCACACAGTCTACGGCTCCGACATCGCCATTCTCGCCGGCGACGCCCTCTTCCCACTCGCCTTCCAGCACATTGTCTCCCACACCCCTCCCGACCTTGTTCCCCGTGCCACCATCCTCAGGGTCATCGCTGAGATTGCCCGCACCGTCGGCTCCACTGGTATGGCTGCTGGCCAGTTCGTCGACCTTGAAGGTGGCCCCTTTCCTCCTTCTTTCGTTCAGGAGAAGAAATTCGGAGCCATGGCTGAATGCTCTGCCGTTTGCGGAGGTCTCCTCGGCGGTGCCACTGACCATGAGCTTGAGACTCTCCGAAGGTACGGGAGAGCCGTTGGGATGCTCTATCAGGTTGTGGATGATGATAAGAAGACCGATGGAGCTATCCAAATGGCTCAAGAGCTCAAGAATAAGGCCAAGAAGGAGCTTCAACTGtttgacgacgacgacgacaagTATAGTGAAGAACTTGTTGTTCCTCTACATACCTTCGTTGACTACGCTGCTCATcgtcattttcttcttcccctctgA
- the LOC104729151 gene encoding heterodimeric geranylgeranyl pyrophosphate synthase small subunit, chloroplastic-like isoform X4 — MLFSASATPLVPSLCLLAAEKPVNRRPMMMRLSGGGAIGSSSSSSNFDLKTYWGTLMTEINQKLDEAIPVKYPAGIYESMRYSVLAQGAKRAPPVMCVAACELFGGDRLAAFPTACALEMVHAASLIHDDLPCMDDDPVRRGKPSNHTVYGSDIAILAGDALFPLAFQHIVSHTPPDLVPRATILRVIAEIARTVGSTGMAAGQFVDLEGGPFPPSFVQEKKFGAMAECSAVCGGLLGGATDHELETLRRYGRAVGMLYQVVDDDKKTDGAIQMAQELKNKAKKELQLFDDDDDKYSEELVVPLHTFVDYAAHRHFLLPL, encoded by the exons AT GTTGTTTAGTGCTTCAGCGACACCACTAGTGCCCAGCTTGTGTCTTCTTGCGGCGGAGAAACCCGTCAATCGTCGTCCTATGATGATGAGACTCTCAGGCGGCGGAGCAATTGggtcttcttcatcgtcttcgaATTTCGATCTGAAGACGTATTGGGGAACTCTGATGACGGAGATCAATCAGAAGCTCGACGAGGCGATACCGGTCAAGTACCCTGCGGGGATCTACGAGTCGATGAGATACTCGGTGCTCGCACAAGGCGCCAAGCGTGCCCCTCCAGTCATGTGTGTTGCCGCCTGCGAGCTTTTCGGTGGCGATCGCCTCGCCGCTTTCCCAACCGCATGTGCCCTAGAAATG GTACACGCGGCTTCGTTGATACACGACGACCTCCCCTGTATGGACGATGATCCAGTCCGCCGAGGAAAGCCATCT AACCACACAGTCTACGGCTCCGACATCGCCATTCTCGCCGGCGACGCCCTCTTCCCACTCGCCTTCCAGCACATTGTCTCCCACACCCCTCCCGACCTTGTTCCCCGTGCCACCATCCTCAGGGTCATCGCTGAGATTGCCCGCACCGTCGGCTCCACTGGTATGGCTGCTGGCCAGTTCGTCGACCTTGAAGGTGGCCCCTTTCCTCCTTCTTTCGTTCAGGAGAAGAAATTCGGAGCCATGGCTGAATGCTCTGCCGTTTGCGGAGGTCTCCTCGGCGGTGCCACTGACCATGAGCTTGAGACTCTCCGAAGGTACGGGAGAGCCGTTGGGATGCTCTATCAGGTTGTGGATGATGATAAGAAGACCGATGGAGCTATCCAAATGGCTCAAGAGCTCAAGAATAAGGCCAAGAAGGAGCTTCAACTGtttgacgacgacgacgacaagTATAGTGAAGAACTTGTTGTTCCTCTACATACCTTCGTTGACTACGCTGCTCATcgtcattttcttcttcccctctgA
- the LOC104729151 gene encoding heterodimeric geranylgeranyl pyrophosphate synthase small subunit, chloroplastic-like isoform X1: protein MLFSASATPLVPSLCLLAAEKPVNRRPMMMRLSGGGAIGSSSSSSNFDLKTYWGTLMTEINQKLDEAIPVKYPAGIYESMRYSVLAQGAKRAPPVMCVAACELFGGDRLAAFPTACALEMVHAASLIHDDLPCMDDDPVRRGKPSNHTVYGSDIAILAGDALFPLAFQHIVSHTPPDLVPRATILRVIAEIARTVGSTGMAAGQFVDLEGGPFPPSFVQEKKFGAMAECSAVCGGLLGGATDHELETLRRYGRAVGMLYQVVDDDKKTDGAIQMAQELKNKAKKELQLFDDDDDKYSEELVVPLHTFVDYAAHRHFLLPL from the exons ATGTTGTTTAGTGCTTCAGCGACACCACTAGTGCCCAGCTTGTGTCTTCTTGCGGCGGAGAAACCCGTCAATCGTCGTCCTATGATGATGAGACTCTCAGGCGGCGGAGCAATTGggtcttcttcatcgtcttcgaATTTCGATCTGAAGACGTATTGGGGAACTCTGATGACGGAGATCAATCAGAAGCTCGACGAGGCGATACCGGTCAAGTACCCTGCGGGGATCTACGAGTCGATGAGATACTCGGTGCTCGCACAAGGCGCCAAGCGTGCCCCTCCAGTCATGTGTGTTGCCGCCTGCGAGCTTTTCGGTGGCGATCGCCTCGCCGCTTTCCCAACCGCTTGTGCCCTTGAAATG gtCCACGCGGCTTCGTTGATACACGACGACCTCCCCTGTATGGACGATGATCCTGTCCGCCGAGGAAAGCCATCGAACCACACAGTCTACGGCTCCGACATCGCCATTCTCGCCGGCGACGCCCTCTTCCCACTCGCCTTCCAGCACATTGTCTCCCACACCCCTCCCGACCTTGTTCCCCGTGCCACCATCCTCAGGGTCATCGCTGAGATTGCCCGCACCGTCGGCTCCACTGGTATGGCTGCTGGCCAGTTCGTCGACCTTGAAGGTGGCCCCTTTCCTCCTTCTTTCGTTCAGGAGAAGAAATTCGGAGCCATGGCTGAATGCTCTGCCGTTTGCGGAGGTCTCCTCGGCGGTGCCACTGACCATGAGCTTGAGACTCTCCGAAGGTACGGGAGAGCCGTTGGGATGCTCTATCAGGTTGTGGATGATGATAAGAAGACCGATGGAGCTATCCAAATGGCTCAAGAGCTCAAGAATAAGGCCAAGAAGGAGCTTCAACTGtttgacgacgacgacgacaagTATAGTGAAGAACTTGTTGTTCCTCTACATACCTTCGTTGACTACGCTGCTCATcgtcattttcttcttcccctctgA
- the LOC104729151 gene encoding heterodimeric geranylgeranyl pyrophosphate synthase small subunit, chloroplastic-like isoform X3: MLLFSASATPLVPSLCFLAAEKPVNRRPMMVRLSGGAIGSSSSSSNFDLKTYWGTLMTEINQKLDEAIPVKYPTGIYESMRYSVLAQGAKRAPPVMCVAACELFGGDRLAAFPTACALEMVHAASLIHDDLPCMDDDPVRRGKPSNHTVYGSDIAILAGDALFPLAFQHIVSHTPPDLVPRATILRVIAEIARTVGSTGMAAGQFVDLEGGPFPPSFVQEKKFGAMAECSAVCGGLLGGATDHELETLRRYGRAVGMLYQVVDDDKKTDGAIQMAQELKNKAKKELQLFDDDDDKYSEELVVPLHTFVDYAAHRHFLLPL, from the exons ATGTTGTTGTTTAGTGCTTCAGCGACACCATTAGTGCCCAGCTTGTGTTTTCTTGCGGCGGAGAAACCCGTCAATCGTCGTCCTATGATGGTAAGACTATCAGGCGGAGCAATTGggtcttcttcatcgtcttcgaATTTCGATCTGAAGACGTATTGGGGGACTCTGATGACGGAGATCAACCAAAAGCTCGACGAGGCGATACCGGTCAAGTACCCTACGGGGATCTACGAGTCGATGAGATACTCCGTA CTCGCACAAGGCGCCAAGCGTGCCCCTCCAGTCATGTGTGTTGCCGCCTGCGAGCTTTTCGGTGGCGATCGCCTCGCCGCTTTCCCAACCGCATGTGCCCTAGAAATG gtCCACGCGGCTTCGTTGATACACGACGACCTCCCCTGTATGGACGATGATCCTGTCCGCCGAGGAAAGCCATCGAACCACACAGTCTACGGCTCCGACATCGCCATTCTCGCCGGCGACGCCCTCTTCCCACTCGCCTTCCAGCACATTGTCTCCCACACCCCTCCCGACCTTGTTCCCCGTGCCACCATCCTCAGGGTCATCGCTGAGATTGCCCGCACCGTCGGCTCCACTGGTATGGCTGCTGGCCAGTTCGTCGACCTTGAAGGTGGCCCCTTTCCTCCTTCTTTCGTTCAGGAGAAGAAATTCGGAGCCATGGCTGAATGCTCTGCCGTTTGCGGAGGTCTCCTCGGCGGTGCCACTGACCATGAGCTTGAGACTCTCCGAAGGTACGGGAGAGCCGTTGGGATGCTCTATCAGGTTGTGGATGATGATAAGAAGACCGATGGAGCTATCCAAATGGCTCAAGAGCTCAAGAATAAGGCCAAGAAGGAGCTTCAACTGtttgacgacgacgacgacaagTATAGTGAAGAACTTGTTGTTCCTCTACATACCTTCGTTGACTACGCTGCTCATcgtcattttcttcttcccctctgA
- the LOC104729151 gene encoding heterodimeric geranylgeranyl pyrophosphate synthase small subunit, chloroplastic-like isoform X5 yields MLLFSASATPLVPSLCFLAAEKPVNRRPMMVRLSGGAIGSSSSSSNFDLKTYWGTLMTEINQKLDEAIPVKYPTGIYESMRYSVLAQGAKRAPPVMCVAACELFGGDRLAAFPTACALEMVHAASLIHDDLPCMDDDPVRRGKPSNHTVYGSDIAILAGDALFPLAFQHIVSHTPPDLVPRATILRVIAEIARTVGSTGMAAGQFVDLEGGPFPPSFVQEKKFGAMAECSAVCGGLLGGATDHELETLRRYGRAVGMLYQVVDDDKKTDGAIQMAQELKNKAKKELQLFDDDDDKYSEELVVPLHTFVDYAAHRHFLLPL; encoded by the exons ATGTTGTTGTTTAGTGCTTCAGCGACACCATTAGTGCCCAGCTTGTGTTTTCTTGCGGCGGAGAAACCCGTCAATCGTCGTCCTATGATGGTAAGACTATCAGGCGGAGCAATTGggtcttcttcatcgtcttcgaATTTCGATCTGAAGACGTATTGGGGGACTCTGATGACGGAGATCAACCAAAAGCTCGACGAGGCGATACCGGTCAAGTACCCTACGGGGATCTACGAGTCGATGAGATACTCCGTA CTCGCACAAGGCGCCAAGCGTGCCCCTCCAGTCATGTGTGTTGCCGCCTGCGAGCTTTTCGGTGGCGATCGCCTCGCCGCTTTCCCAACCGCATGTGCCCTAGAAATG GTACACGCGGCTTCGTTGATACACGACGACCTCCCCTGTATGGACGATGATCCAGTCCGCCGAGGAAAGCCATCT AACCACACAGTCTACGGCTCCGACATCGCCATTCTCGCCGGCGACGCCCTCTTCCCACTCGCCTTCCAGCACATTGTCTCCCACACCCCTCCCGACCTTGTTCCCCGTGCCACCATCCTCAGGGTCATCGCTGAGATTGCCCGCACCGTCGGCTCCACTGGTATGGCTGCTGGCCAGTTCGTCGACCTTGAAGGTGGCCCCTTTCCTCCTTCTTTCGTTCAGGAGAAGAAATTCGGAGCCATGGCTGAATGCTCTGCCGTTTGCGGAGGTCTCCTCGGCGGTGCCACTGACCATGAGCTTGAGACTCTCCGAAGGTACGGGAGAGCCGTTGGGATGCTCTATCAGGTTGTGGATGATGATAAGAAGACCGATGGAGCTATCCAAATGGCTCAAGAGCTCAAGAATAAGGCCAAGAAGGAGCTTCAACTGtttgacgacgacgacgacaagTATAGTGAAGAACTTGTTGTTCCTCTACATACCTTCGTTGACTACGCTGCTCATcgtcattttcttcttcccctctgA